The following are encoded together in the Rhizobium brockwellii genome:
- a CDS encoding ABC transporter ATP-binding protein — protein MTQIELRGIQKYFGAVQVIKDLNLAIADNEFIVLLGQSGCGKTTTLRAVAGLETIDEGDILIDGQPVQHIKASGRDIAMVFQSFSLYPHMTVYENIAFPLRATRMSRADVDASVREIAGVLRITGLLARKPSALSGGDMQRVAIGRALVRRPKAMLMDEPIGALDAKLREEMRAEIKRLHIKQGSTTIYVTHDQVEAMSLADRIVIMHEGILQQIGTPEEVYAQPANTFVAQFVGSPVMNMAPATISETGSHTSVQVGDGTTGFEFPAVLASRLSDARAENGKLTLGVRPEGVLVSREAREGFMPVEAHIIEPLGSHDIVDLKVGHQMIRARTKSGFVPGPGEAVWARIDPAQAHFFNTATGSSLGIRL, from the coding sequence ATGACGCAGATCGAACTTCGCGGAATTCAGAAATATTTCGGTGCCGTCCAGGTCATCAAAGACCTTAATCTCGCCATCGCCGACAACGAATTCATCGTGCTGCTTGGACAATCGGGCTGCGGAAAGACGACGACATTGCGCGCCGTCGCGGGGCTGGAGACGATCGACGAAGGCGACATTCTGATCGACGGGCAGCCGGTGCAGCATATCAAGGCATCCGGCAGGGACATCGCCATGGTGTTCCAATCCTTCTCGCTCTATCCGCACATGACGGTCTACGAGAACATCGCCTTCCCGCTCCGCGCTACCCGGATGAGCCGTGCCGATGTCGATGCGTCGGTCCGCGAGATCGCCGGTGTGCTGCGCATCACCGGTTTGCTGGCCCGCAAGCCCTCGGCGCTGTCAGGCGGCGACATGCAGCGGGTCGCAATCGGCCGCGCGCTGGTGCGACGCCCAAAGGCCATGCTGATGGACGAGCCGATCGGTGCGCTCGACGCGAAGCTGCGCGAGGAGATGCGGGCGGAAATCAAGCGCCTGCATATCAAGCAGGGTTCAACCACCATCTACGTGACGCATGACCAGGTGGAGGCCATGTCGCTCGCCGACCGCATCGTCATCATGCACGAGGGCATCCTCCAGCAGATCGGCACGCCTGAGGAGGTTTACGCGCAACCCGCCAACACGTTCGTCGCCCAGTTCGTCGGAAGTCCGGTCATGAACATGGCGCCGGCGACTATCAGCGAAACGGGCAGCCATACCAGCGTGCAGGTCGGCGATGGCACGACGGGCTTCGAGTTCCCCGCCGTGCTGGCCAGCCGCCTTTCCGACGCAAGGGCCGAAAACGGCAAGTTGACACTCGGGGTCCGGCCTGAGGGCGTGCTCGTTTCACGGGAGGCCCGCGAAGGCTTCATGCCGGTCGAAGCGCATATCATTGAGCCTCTCGGCTCGCACGACATCGTGGACCTGAAGGTCGGTCACCAGATGATCAGGGCACGCACCAAGAGCGGTTTCGTGCCTGGTCCCGGCGAAGCCGTCTGGGCGCGCATCGACCCCGCCCAGGCACATTTCTTCAACACCGCGACCGGCTCGTCGCTCGGGATCAGACTCTGA
- a CDS encoding carbohydrate ABC transporter permease — protein MATAVMTSLDTKSRAASRGMSDIRIRNLFIIPTILFLIVFNIFPLIYSLGYSFTDFRASSNAPANFVGLQNYRELLNDPFIWSNFAITAKYVIVSVTGQVIVGFGTAMLLNRDIPLKGLLTTLLLLPMMLSMAVVGLFWKLLYDPSFGIINYALGLGSFEWLSNPDMALYAVAITDIWMWSPFVMLLSLAGLSAVPKHLYEAAAIDRAGPFYTFFRITLPLVAPILMIAIIFRTMEAFKTFDLAYILTSQPTTEVISIRLYKMAFQEWQTGRSCALAYIVLIMVLAITNIYVKYLNKVKER, from the coding sequence TTGGCCACCGCAGTCATGACATCGCTGGACACGAAATCGCGTGCCGCATCCCGCGGCATGAGCGACATCCGGATTCGCAATCTCTTCATCATTCCGACGATCCTGTTCCTGATCGTCTTTAACATCTTTCCGCTGATCTATTCGCTCGGCTATTCCTTCACCGACTTTCGCGCTTCGTCGAACGCGCCGGCCAACTTCGTCGGCCTGCAGAACTACCGCGAGTTGCTGAACGATCCTTTCATCTGGTCAAATTTCGCCATCACGGCGAAATATGTGATCGTCTCTGTGACGGGGCAGGTGATCGTCGGCTTCGGCACCGCGATGCTGCTCAACCGCGATATCCCGCTGAAGGGTCTTCTGACGACGCTGCTGCTGCTGCCGATGATGCTCTCGATGGCCGTGGTCGGCCTCTTCTGGAAGCTGCTCTACGACCCGTCCTTCGGCATCATCAACTACGCACTCGGCCTCGGCTCCTTCGAGTGGCTGTCGAATCCGGACATGGCGCTCTATGCGGTCGCAATCACGGACATCTGGATGTGGTCGCCCTTCGTGATGCTGCTGTCGCTTGCCGGCCTTTCGGCCGTGCCAAAGCATCTCTACGAGGCAGCGGCGATCGACCGGGCGGGGCCGTTCTATACATTCTTCCGCATCACGCTGCCGCTGGTGGCGCCGATCCTCATGATCGCAATCATCTTCCGTACGATGGAGGCCTTCAAGACCTTCGACCTCGCCTACATCCTGACCAGCCAACCGACGACCGAGGTGATCTCCATCCGGCTCTACAAGATGGCCTTCCAGGAATGGCAGACGGGGCGCTCCTGCGCACTCGCCTACATCGTCCTCATCATGGTTCTTGCCATCACCAACATCTACGTCAAGTACCTCAACAAAGTGAAGGAGCGCTGA
- a CDS encoding ABC transporter substrate-binding protein has translation MRKTMTGLLAGVGLMWACGTSAQAQELTIFWAEWDPANYLQELANEYEAQTGVKVTVETTPWADFQTKAFTEFNAKGSAYDMVVGDSQWIGAASEAGHYVDLTDFFTKHNLTQVMAPATVKYYSEYPSNSKKYWSVPAEGDAVGWSYRKDWFEDPKEMEAFKAKYGYDLAPPKTWAEMRDIAEFFHRPDQKRYGIAIYTDNSYDGLVMGVENAIFSFGGELGDYQSYKVDGIINSEKNVKALELYRELYGFTPPGWAKSFFVENNQAITENLAAMSMNYFAFFPALVNEASNPNAKVTGFFANPAGPNGEQFAALGGQGISVISYSKNQEEAMKFLEWFVKDETQKRWAELGGYTASAKVLESPEFQNATPYNKAFYETMFKVKDFWATPEYAELLIQMNQRIYPFVTAGQGTAKEALESLAADWNATFAKYGRHK, from the coding sequence ATGCGCAAAACTATGACCGGTCTGTTGGCCGGTGTCGGATTGATGTGGGCGTGCGGAACATCCGCACAGGCCCAGGAACTGACCATCTTCTGGGCTGAGTGGGACCCGGCAAACTACCTTCAGGAACTCGCCAACGAATACGAGGCACAAACCGGCGTCAAGGTCACGGTCGAGACCACCCCGTGGGCCGACTTCCAGACCAAGGCCTTCACCGAGTTCAACGCCAAGGGTTCAGCCTATGACATGGTCGTCGGCGACAGTCAGTGGATCGGGGCAGCGTCCGAAGCCGGCCATTACGTCGATCTGACCGACTTCTTCACCAAGCACAATCTGACCCAGGTGATGGCCCCGGCAACGGTGAAATACTACTCCGAATATCCGTCGAACTCGAAAAAGTACTGGTCGGTTCCGGCCGAAGGCGACGCCGTCGGCTGGTCCTACCGCAAGGACTGGTTCGAAGATCCCAAGGAGATGGAGGCGTTCAAGGCCAAATACGGCTACGACCTCGCCCCGCCGAAGACATGGGCCGAGATGCGTGACATCGCCGAGTTCTTCCACCGTCCAGACCAGAAGCGATACGGAATCGCCATCTACACCGACAACTCTTATGACGGTCTCGTCATGGGTGTCGAGAACGCGATCTTCTCGTTTGGAGGCGAACTCGGCGACTACCAGAGCTACAAGGTCGACGGCATCATCAATTCCGAGAAGAACGTCAAGGCGCTCGAGCTTTATCGCGAGCTCTACGGCTTTACGCCTCCGGGCTGGGCCAAGTCCTTCTTCGTCGAGAACAACCAGGCGATCACCGAGAACCTGGCGGCGATGAGCATGAACTACTTCGCCTTCTTCCCTGCCCTGGTGAACGAGGCGTCCAACCCGAACGCCAAGGTTACCGGCTTCTTTGCCAATCCGGCAGGCCCGAACGGCGAGCAATTCGCAGCGCTCGGCGGCCAAGGCATATCGGTGATCTCCTACTCAAAAAACCAGGAAGAGGCGATGAAATTCCTCGAATGGTTCGTTAAGGACGAGACCCAGAAGCGCTGGGCCGAACTCGGCGGCTACACGGCAAGCGCCAAGGTGCTTGAATCGCCGGAATTTCAGAACGCGACACCCTATAATAAGGCCTTCTACGAGACGATGTTCAAGGTGAAGGACTTCTGGGCAACGCCTGAATATGCCGAACTGCTGATCCAGATGAACCAGCGCATTTATCCCTTCGTCACCGCCGGCCAAGGCACGGCGAAGGAAGCGCTCGAATCCCTGGCAGCGGACTGGAACGCGACGTTCGCGAAATACGGACGCCACAAGTAG
- a CDS encoding carbohydrate ABC transporter permease, with the protein MAAVQTRSERALNRVAIAAVLVITLIFLAPIYWITSTAFKPRNLATTIPPTVLFEPELSPFVKLFTKRSQLRGAPTPEEYAAAPWWERMVFDGGEKIVRSGRGEVQPSGYPNRFMNSLIVAITSTVLAVGMGTFTAYGFSRFKVKGEADLLFFILSTRMLPPVVVAIPMFLMYRVVGLNDTHWGLIILYTAFNLSFSVWLMKGFIDEIPKEYEEAALVDGYTRMEAFFKIVIPEAATGIAATAVFCFITAWNEYAFALIMTNRRAQTAPPFIPSQVGSGLPDWTVIAAGTFLFLLPVAIFTFLLRNHLLRGMSFGAIRK; encoded by the coding sequence ATGGCTGCCGTCCAAACCCGCTCCGAACGCGCGCTGAACCGGGTGGCGATCGCCGCCGTACTGGTCATCACGCTGATCTTCCTTGCGCCGATCTACTGGATCACCTCGACGGCCTTCAAGCCGCGCAACCTCGCCACCACCATTCCGCCGACGGTGCTCTTCGAGCCGGAACTCTCGCCCTTCGTGAAGCTCTTCACCAAGCGCTCGCAACTGCGCGGGGCGCCCACCCCTGAAGAATATGCCGCCGCCCCCTGGTGGGAGCGGATGGTGTTCGACGGCGGCGAGAAGATCGTTCGCTCCGGCCGCGGCGAGGTGCAGCCCTCCGGCTATCCGAACCGCTTCATGAACTCGCTGATCGTCGCCATCACGTCCACGGTGCTGGCTGTCGGCATGGGGACATTTACAGCCTACGGTTTCTCGCGCTTCAAAGTGAAGGGGGAGGCAGACCTTCTCTTCTTCATCTTGTCGACGCGCATGCTGCCGCCCGTCGTCGTGGCGATCCCGATGTTCCTCATGTACCGTGTCGTCGGCCTCAACGACACGCATTGGGGCCTCATCATACTCTACACCGCCTTCAACCTTTCCTTTTCCGTCTGGCTGATGAAGGGCTTCATCGACGAGATCCCGAAGGAATACGAGGAGGCCGCGCTCGTCGACGGCTACACGCGGATGGAGGCCTTTTTCAAGATCGTCATCCCGGAAGCAGCGACCGGAATCGCCGCGACCGCGGTCTTCTGCTTCATCACGGCCTGGAACGAATATGCATTTGCGCTAATTATGACGAACCGACGCGCGCAAACGGCTCCACCCTTCATCCCGAGCCAGGTCGGCTCGGGCCTGCCGGATTGGACGGTCATTGCGGCCGGCACGTTCCTGTTCCTGCTACCGGTCGCCATCTTCACCTTCCTGCTCAGGAACCATCTCCTGCGCGGCATGAGCTTCGGAGCGATCCGCAAATGA